The DNA sequence CATGTTACATCTTTTAACAAAGTGCATCCCTATCCAATTGCTTTATTTGACTGATTATCCCCCCCATACATTAAGCATGCACATAATTATATCAACTGCTTAATTACAGATTGAAATCAAGAACGTGTTGGTTTAGTTAATGAGaaaaatgtgtatgtatgcagtCAAATAGACCACCAAACATTTACACGTTTATTCAATTCCAATACGTTTCATATAAAAGACTGGCTGACACGTAGCCAGCAGGGGGTATgtgtatacaataataatagacTGAGAGTAACTCCACTAATTGGCACTCTTCTGGACGGTTGGCAGCTCAAGCCCTTTTAACTCAGAGATGTCTCCAAGAGATGTGAACCCAAGCCCATTACTGTGCTTTGATTGTCAGCTGTCAAAACTGTTGGGAAAAGGTCATAGAAAGattggtttcaaaataaaacagctgcTTTATCAATAAAGTTCAAATTATTTTTCCGACTAGTCCTGTTCTGAATAGGCAACTGAGTATGCTCTGTGCAGTTTTTAAATTGGTTTCAATGCAATATCTGAACAAAAGAATACAAAACTCTACAGCGAACATGCCAGGCATCAGACGGCGGGTGGAGTGTCCAAGTCTGCGCAGTGATAAACTTAGAACTGCAAGGTCAGGGGGGCCAGGTACTCGTGTAgagcaaaaacaaaagcaagtTTCAAGAAAGTAAACATGGAGGTTTATCTTTCACCTGTTGTGTTCACTTACTTTGTTCATCATGATGCGTTAGTGTTAATTTCCAGTGTCTCAAGTTACTGTATGCAGTTATTCTGGAGATTTTAACTGGTGTCCTTAATGCATTCCCAGCTATTGTTTAGAAAGTCAGTTACATAACCCTACACTTGGCAAATGCTGCTTTATCCTCCATATTACAAGTAGAATACGTTGTCCATTGGATCTTGATAGTATCAATCTTGTAACACTAAAAGTAATGGTTTGGATTTAATTGGATTTAATATTTTGTCAATCAtcataaattaatttaattgctGCAGcctaaattagaaaaaacaaaaaaacattgaaaagttgAACGTATAGCAGACAGGCATGGTTGAAACATTCCCAGATCACCACGAAGGCATCTGGGTTATGTGGCCTGGCAGTAGCTGAGAGGAAGACATCACCTGCAGCATCGACAGGTAACACAGGTGAACTATCTCTAAAGAAAGTGTGGGGAGAACCTCAcagctggaaggaaggaaggaaggaaggaaggaagaaagaaagaaagaaagaaagaaagaaagaaagaaagaaagaaagaaagaaagaaagaaagaaagataaaaatgagccagaaagaaagaaagatagaaagatagaaatgagaaagaaagaaagaaagaaagaaagaaagaaagaaagaaagaaagaaagaaagaaagaaagaaagaaagaaagaaagaaagaaagaaagaaagaaagaaagataaaaatgagccagaaagaaagaaagatagaaagatagaaatgagaaagaaagaaagaaagaaagaaagaaagaaagaaagaaagaaagaaagaaagaaagaaagaaagaaagaaagaaagaaagaaagaaagaaagaaagaaagaaagaaagaaagaaagaaagaaagaaatgagccaggaagaaagatagaaagatagaaatgagaaagaaagaaagaaagaaagaaagaaagaaagaaagaaagaaagaaagaaagaaagaaagaaagaaagaaagaaagaaagaaagaaagaaagaaagaaagaaagaaagataaaaatgagccagaaagaaagaaagatagaaagatagaaatgagaaagaaagaaagaaagaaagaaagaaagaaagaaagaaagaaagaaagaaagaaagaaagaaagaaagaaagaaagaaagaaagaaagaaagaaagaaatgagccagaaagaaagatagaaagatagaaatgagaaagaaagaaagaaagaaagaaagaaagaaagaaagaaagaaagaaagaaagaaagaaagaaagaaagaaagaaagaaagaaagaaagaaagaaagaaagaaagaaagaaagaaagaaagaaagaaacgataaattcccattgacgacgtttagtagtatttagtatcttttagagcagtgttttgggggctccgaagactgaatgtggtgatagatttatagttaaaaagatggagttgaattggtatttttttatcgccatttttatcgttatcgggataaatgccagaaatgatcgtgatcatttttttagtccataccgcccatccctactgtgtAGGTGCTCCTTCACATTAAAACACATCCTAGATTCCACCATTTGTTGATTTGTTGTCAACAAGCACTGCAATCCATCCTCCGTTTCCCATACCACTGTGTGCAGTGTCTTCCTCCCTGTATTGTCCAGAAATGTGAGTTAAGATACCACTGGAGTAGGGGAAACTCTTTCCTGCAGTGATGTCTCTCTCTGTACGAGTCAGCACTCCAAGTCTGTCCTTGTTAGTGTCCAGTGATCTCAGATTCCCCATGATGTtctaaaaaaacagaaacattgtAAAAGTTCCTGTTTTGTGCCTGTGCTACATCTTTGATATCGCCTCCTTAAACTTTGGGTTTGGGGTTTTATTAGGGATCGTATTACTTGGGCTTTTGGAAACTCCATCAGCTGTTTCTTCATGTAAAACAATTTTTTGTTGTCACGCTTATTAATGTGATAAATGTTTCAAATGTGACCGAATTACCAGCAGTCACTGAATATGTAGTGTTGCACCAAATTAACATAAAaatctttataaaaaaaaaaaacctcattagaAAACCTCAAATACATACAAAAAAGATGAAGTATGACAAAAGTTACAACAAGGCTGCCACTAGTGCAGGATTTAAAACCAATTACTTACTTTGTCTCCTAAATCCTCCAtacactctttttctttttttggtcttaTCACAAAAGAACATGCCTATACATGTAACTTTTGAAACATGTAGACTGTATCTGATCACAAGGTCAAACAACCAATATGGTAAGACAGACTCAGAAGAGTTGTTTAAAAGCTATACAATCACTCAGGATTTAATTTAGCATTGGTTAATTGATTGATAAGAATACGCCCGCAAAAATATTCATAATAAAATAAGTTCTACGTCGagtaacatttattttgtaGTTGAAggttcttgtttttctcttcaaaATGGATTGAGAAAACGTATTATTGCAAATATAATCGGCTATAAATTTCAGTTGCATTTGTCAGCCATTCTTTATTACCGGTAAATGTTTTCCTTTAGTAGTTTTCAATTAGTATACAAACCTTTCATGTATAtagtgaaataatttctttcaaATACCACAGCGGCCTACTTTTAAGGGCCATAAGTAAACTACAGTAACAGATATACACTGATAAGTATTCTAAGTATGTTCTGTTTGCATTCATGGTGATTTATTACTGGTGAAGACTGCTGGGCTGCAGCACGGGAAAGCTGTCTGCGACACTACTCTCCAGTGACAACAGACCACTATGGCTTTGCTTCATTTACATTGAGAAACTGGGTTCACGGCCAAGCAGGGGCTTGCGTAGGGTAGCTCAATGTCTTTTTAATTCACTTGTGCAATACTGCCCTAAATAGCTTATTTATATATCTTATATTTTTAACTTTAGACAGAGAGAAAATGCAAGGATAGTGTCCCCTGTGCTTGAACACGGCAGCCTTGTGGCCGATCAAGCATCTCTAAACAGCAAGCATGAAACTATAAATAGCACTCACATTCACATGAATAGACATGAGAAACCTTTATCTTATGGGAAGATTTACTTTGTCTTTTCATCTTCATTTAGAGGTTTAATGCCAAGGACCCTTGAAAGCCAGATCACGATGGAGAAGACACCAAGCTACTTTGTGACTAAAGACACGCCACATCGCATCTCTGCCATGTCCCAGGACACCAAGCTGATCGTGGTGGTGCGTGACCCCGTCACTCGAGCCATATCCGATTACACTCAGACTTTATCCAAAAATCCTGACCTTGCCACCTTCCAGGAGTTGGCCTTCAAAAACCAGAGTCTGGGAATCGTGGACATGTCCTGGAACGCCATTCGGATCGGCCTGTACGCCCTGCACCTTGAAAACTGGCTCCGCTACTTCCCCCTGGCTCAGATCCACTTTGTGAGCGGGGAGCGTCTCATCACGGACCCGGCAGGAGAGCTGGCGCGGGTGCAAGACTTCCTTGGGTTAAAGCGAATCGTCACTGACAAACATTTCTATTTCAATCGCACCAAGGGCTTCCCTTGTCTTAAAAAGCCCGAGAGCAGCGGCTCGCCTCGCTGCCTGGGCAAATCTAAGGGGAGAACTCATGTGCAGATAGACAGAGAAGCTATTGAGCAACTGCGAGACTTTTACAGACCGTATAATGTCAAGTTCTATGAAATGGTAGGACACGACTTTAAGTGGGATTAATGTTTAAAACATGGCACAGAAAAGATGTATGTATTCTATAAATGTTATTTCAGAAAAGGTCTGCAGTGCAGCTCCATGGTGAAACAGCAGAGGTAATTTTATTCTTAAAGAGACTCTAACAGAGAGAGAACTTGCACTTAGTTAATCTATTAATAATTAAGTCCGTTACCGGCATCTGTGTCGCTTTGGTTTCTTGATATCGTGTCAGCTCGGCATCAtacaacggagtattagggccaaactaagacaaaaaaaattggaaattacgagaataaagtcataatataatgagaataaagtcgtaaaattacgagaataaagtcgtaatgttgcgagaataaagtcgtaatagaataaagtcgtaatattatgagaataaagtcgtaatattacgagaataaagtcgtaaaattatgagaataaagtcgtaaaattacgagaataaagtcgtaacattacgagaataaagtcgtaatattatgagaatataatttatgagaactctaacaggaagagcttcttctccctgtgttaaaatgaggaatattgagcatcttgtgaagttatatttatatatttataatatattacgactttattctcgtaatattatgactttattctcgtacggtaattttacgactttattctcgtaatattatgactttattctcgtaattttacgactttattcttgtaatattatgactttattctcgtaattttacgactttattctcattacattatgactttattctcgtaatttcctttttttgtttttttgtttggccctaatactccgtcgtagcatCACACCATTTTAGTTAGCCTAACTATATATTTTTGCTGATGAGAtaacttttttttcacaagaaAATTCCAGGGAATGTGAACACTTCATCCGAAAGTCTGCTGTGCTAATCAATGCAGGTCTCAAAAGGAAGACCTTGGAAAATGTCACTGGTTTTCAGCTGAAGCACTGTGTTTGGAAATCCAGAGAGTGAGACCACCGGGCAAGTATGAAACATTTAATGAAATATATTGTTTGGTTTTTCAGACATTTCCATTCTTTCCAGCATGACAAAATAGCACATGCTGTAAAATACATGCTGTGTTTGTACAATCTGTCTATATTTTTGTTACAGAGGTCTTATTACTGCAATGATTGTCTGTGAAGttcattaaatgaaaaaaagagcacaaatatgtttttctcATGGTTTTGTTCAGTCAAAAGCATTGACTTAGATGAATGCATTTGTTTACTCCCTGCTTTTGCTTGATGTTTTGAAAACCACACACCAAAAACGGGAAAAAGCGTTCCCTTTTTGAAATATTCTGATCCTCTAAAGAAAATGGCTGAAACGTTCCCATCCTTCTTTTTCATATAAGGTTTGCACCGTTATGGTTCAGACCATTATTCTTTCAGGTTTATTGCATTCTGTAAGGGTTGTTGTGTGCCTGCAAGCTGGCGGCGGGTGCAAGAGTGGGTGTAGGTGGAATGAATTTCAATCACTtttcaaagacaaagcaaggaacaCCTAGTTGTGATGGGTTATCAAATAGATTCTAAGACTGTGTGACACAGTATTGGAGTGTAAAGTTTGGATTTGGCTACGTTCTTTGAATACTAAGGCTGGACTTTCTGTGGTTGCTgcaaaagcaaaagcaaaaacacTTTGATACATGAATAGGAAGTAGCATGTACCGTCTTATTGGGCACTCAACTTCCATGacatcatattatattatatgtattaaatCTACGTTTTTAAGAAGCCTTTTCGTGCCTTTCCCTTTCATTCACCCTcttatgcagtttttttaaGTGCATTTGAAAGCTTTTGCAATGTTAATATGCAACGCGAAGGAGAAGCCTGTTCTGAGCTACATGAAACACTTTCTTTACTTTTCACTCTATTCATTTTCACTTATTCAACCTACATTGATGAATCATGCAACTTACATGCATAAGCCCAGAATGTTCTCACACAGTGCAGCAGAACTAATGGCTGGTGTGAGCAAACTGTGATGAGAGGATAAATGTTATTCCAGCTTTTCGCAGTAGTGCTCCCATGAATCCCGCCCATCTTTGGTGAGAGTTCTTTAAAATTGCGGGTGAGAAATAAAGCAGGCTCTGCATAAATTCAGTCCACTGAGAGTATACTGACTGTACTTTCTTTTCCAACTACAGACTCTCTGGTAGGTATGGAGCCCTCTAACCTCTGAAGTGCACGTTAGAGGCTAttcgaggaaaaaaatgaataaatcactCATGGTATTTTAACTCCAGAATGCACAAAAAGATAAAGTTGCTAAAGGCAGGGTAAGGGATTTCTGAATGATATCACCTTtgttgatatttgaaacaaaacatccAGAAAACATGCCGAGCTCGCTCCTTCCTCCCCCTTCCTCCAGTTCTCCCCAAGAAGAAACATGCCCTGTTTTGAACTCTCCAAAGCCTCTCACCTCCTCACCCGCTTCAAGACCCTGAACCCTCCTCCCATCAGGGAGCGGCTGGAGCAGTATCTGTTAGAGCCTCGTCTGGGCATGCAGGCTGCCCCCACTCTGTTTTTAACTTTATGCTTGAAAgccaagttgtttttttaacaccGCACTCACGATATGGGCATTTAGCAGATGGTGAGGAGATATTCAACTAGACTCTTTAATTTACTGACCATAAATCTAATTCTCTGAACTGATGTGTAGCACCCTAACATCTGCTGGGTCGCATATCAACTTTGCCTTTCAAACGATGTGTCTAGTTTGTTTTCATCTTAATATTCTTTGGCTGTTAAAGAAGACAGGGCAACTTTGAGATATTCTGACATCTAACAAAGATGCATATCTGTGATACAGGCATGACAGCTATTTGGCTTACACAGGTAGACAGCGTGGCAGGCTCACCCGACACTAATGTAGTGTAGTTGGCCTATTTATAATATGACTGTTAGCTTTAGCTTGCATTAATTACTACTTGGTGTATCATGAAGCTCTGACATCAGATGTAACAAAAATGCCTACATTTCCtttatttagtctttttttttcatctgacAAATAGACTGGCAGGGTTTGCCTTCTCATAGACAGAACAGGAGtaagtagggctgtgcgattaatcgattttaaatctaaatctgatttattaatcaagacgatgttaaaaaaaggaaaatcggaaaatgtattttccttttttgcagctggctgcattacagacagagctcgtctagtcatctttgtttggtcaagaaaattgtaaatgttgtcactttactaaactcaaggaggatttacattatctttcagttgcacttcattcccaatagggaaatttgtttgctatttttctttaaaaatgaagataaaatatttgaaaccatttattccattgtcttttgtagttttaccaaaaaaatcgaaatcaaaaatcgggttttcatagaaaaaaatcgggattttatttttgtccaaaattgcCCAGCCTTAGGAGtaagttatttgtttttgtgtaaagtttaGATTCTCAAACTTATGTTTTGAGACCTAAAAAGCATCCTCAGATTCAGACAGTAAAGGCTTAGCATCTGTAAAGCCAAATAAAGTAACCTTGGGAAACAGAGATACGAGACACTGGAGAGGATTCTGATATACACCATGTCTCTGTCCACCAGGATAAGGACAGAAAATAACAGCCCCATAACAAAGATTCAGTGAGAACAGCATTATTGAACTTGTTTTAAAAACTATGAAATGCAGGTCTGCCAAATATAGCAGCCACTTATAAcagtcaaaatgtatttatttattatttattggatccccattagtccgcataaatatgaagactattcttcctggggtccacattaaatCATACAATTAATCAACAATACAGCATTTGTACAAAGAATTACATAgatcaattaacctgaaaaTATTAACATAAATTTCTCAGTGCATATGAacaaatactaataataataatatgaacatTGAAAAATTAACATGAATGGATTCCTTTAACGTAGTTTTCTAATAGACTATTGTAACAGAATATTATGTCGAAACACAGCTTCTCTCAGTTTACTTTTGAAACTAGCCATTCCTGTGAAAATCAGTAGACTCTTGTCAGGAAAACGTTATACACTTGTTTGCTGATGGACACTGGATCTTCCACCACTGAGAATTAGTTTTCTTCCTTAAAATGTTTTCATAAATATCAGTTTCGCTCTGTTACTCTACATACCTCAGAAGCCGA is a window from the Cololabis saira isolate AMF1-May2022 chromosome 19, fColSai1.1, whole genome shotgun sequence genome containing:
- the LOC133419072 gene encoding heparan sulfate glucosamine 3-O-sulfotransferase 2-like, with the translated sequence MACVLIFSRLLPFSNRLRGTSICLVSLFLSYLCYCALFPDETVTHMAGDPTSACRGADGADGADGADGAKRRLQRSASCRSPLAATRSSADEAAAAPKTHQTRPSTPHVVGNNTPSPPMSHLKFGNKKLPNAIIVGVKKGGTRAVLEFIRIHPDVRAAGTETHFFDRNYDRGLEWYRGLMPRTLESQITMEKTPSYFVTKDTPHRISAMSQDTKLIVVVRDPVTRAISDYTQTLSKNPDLATFQELAFKNQSLGIVDMSWNAIRIGLYALHLENWLRYFPLAQIHFVSGERLITDPAGELARVQDFLGLKRIVTDKHFYFNRTKGFPCLKKPESSGSPRCLGKSKGRTHVQIDREAIEQLRDFYRPYNVKFYEMVGHDFKWD